From a region of the Pseudomonadaceae bacterium SI-3 genome:
- the malQ gene encoding 4-alpha-glucanotransferase, whose translation MSDERLNRLAEAAGLSIEWVDADGKDQRVKPEVLRAVLDGLGLPAESDDQIERSLDKLDTGAGAASVPPLLTFDQNAPLDLSQYFEPSSRYSLTLEDGSQQNGTLDAQSRLAAIDVPGYHQLNIADQQLTLAVAPVACPSVEDVAGPAAWGVTVQLYGLRRSGDGGLGDTQALEAVARNAAAHGADALGISPVHAMFTGNSQQYSPYSPSSRLFYNILHSAPGSVLGEKPLRMAIESCGLADELERLESLELIDWDAASQARQCLLRTLYEDFSTGGNAQQADFDSFRDAGGEALENHCRFEALHAALLSPEGYPQHWRDWPEEYRTPQGPAVEQFAQQNASDVSYYAFCQWLIARGLERAQIAARSAGMKIGLISDLAVGADGGGSQAWSRQDEVLAALSVGAPPDIINRQGQSWGISAFSPWGLKAHGYRAFIEMVRANLAHAGGIRIDHVMGLMRLWVMPAGAGPTEGAYLNYPFDDLLRLLTLEAWRRNAVVLGEDLGTVPEGLRGKLAARKLLGMRVLFFERDDNGTFKPLEEWPASAIATSTTHDLPTIEGWWKAHDIDWRIRVGQHREDERPAQLEERERERAGLLRLLRQYAPSIKGDLADPDVLADACAVCLGRSPAPLVLFPVEDALGLLEQPNMPGIVDTHPNWRRRYPSDSATLLDDPACSHRLELLSNARKQAIGSKH comes from the coding sequence ATGAGCGATGAACGACTGAACCGCCTGGCCGAGGCGGCTGGCCTGTCCATCGAATGGGTTGATGCAGACGGCAAGGATCAACGGGTCAAGCCGGAGGTTTTGCGTGCAGTGCTTGACGGGCTGGGGCTACCAGCCGAAAGCGATGATCAGATCGAACGCAGCCTGGACAAACTTGACACCGGCGCAGGGGCGGCCAGCGTGCCACCGCTGCTGACATTCGACCAGAATGCACCGCTGGACCTCAGTCAGTACTTTGAACCATCGTCCCGTTACAGCCTGACGCTCGAAGACGGGAGCCAGCAGAACGGCACCCTGGACGCCCAGTCACGCCTTGCCGCCATTGATGTGCCCGGCTATCACCAGCTGAACATCGCCGACCAGCAGCTGACGCTCGCCGTTGCGCCAGTCGCCTGCCCAAGCGTCGAGGACGTGGCTGGCCCGGCTGCCTGGGGAGTCACGGTGCAGCTTTACGGGCTGCGGCGTTCGGGTGACGGCGGGCTCGGCGATACCCAGGCGCTCGAAGCGGTTGCGCGCAACGCGGCGGCACACGGAGCCGACGCTTTGGGCATCAGCCCTGTGCATGCGATGTTCACAGGCAACAGCCAGCAATACAGCCCGTACTCACCGTCGAGCCGGCTGTTCTACAACATTCTGCACAGCGCACCTGGCAGCGTGCTGGGTGAAAAGCCGCTGCGCATGGCAATCGAGTCCTGCGGACTTGCCGACGAGCTGGAGCGCCTCGAGTCGCTCGAACTGATCGACTGGGACGCCGCCTCGCAAGCCCGACAGTGCCTACTGCGCACGCTGTACGAGGATTTCTCCACAGGCGGCAACGCTCAGCAGGCAGACTTCGACAGCTTCCGCGACGCGGGTGGTGAAGCGCTGGAAAACCACTGCCGCTTCGAGGCGCTACACGCCGCCCTCCTCAGTCCCGAAGGCTATCCGCAACACTGGCGTGACTGGCCTGAGGAATACCGCACGCCCCAGGGCCCCGCCGTCGAACAATTCGCTCAACAAAACGCCTCCGACGTGAGCTATTACGCGTTCTGCCAATGGTTGATCGCCCGTGGACTTGAGCGGGCCCAGATTGCCGCGCGCAGTGCCGGAATGAAGATCGGCCTGATCAGCGATCTGGCCGTCGGAGCCGACGGTGGCGGCAGTCAGGCCTGGAGCCGCCAGGATGAAGTGCTGGCAGCGCTCAGCGTGGGTGCACCGCCAGACATCATCAATCGCCAGGGGCAGAGCTGGGGAATCTCAGCGTTCTCCCCATGGGGCTTGAAGGCCCATGGTTACCGCGCGTTCATCGAAATGGTAAGGGCTAATTTGGCGCATGCCGGTGGCATACGCATTGACCATGTGATGGGCCTGATGCGCCTGTGGGTGATGCCGGCGGGCGCTGGCCCTACCGAAGGCGCTTACCTCAACTACCCGTTCGATGACCTGCTGCGCCTGCTCACGCTGGAAGCCTGGCGGCGCAACGCCGTAGTGCTCGGTGAAGACCTCGGCACCGTGCCCGAAGGGCTGCGTGGAAAGTTAGCGGCGCGCAAGCTGCTGGGCATGCGTGTGTTGTTCTTCGAACGCGATGACAACGGCACTTTCAAGCCGCTCGAAGAATGGCCCGCCAGCGCAATCGCTACGTCCACCACGCATGACCTGCCCACCATCGAAGGTTGGTGGAAGGCCCACGATATCGACTGGCGTATCCGCGTCGGCCAGCACCGTGAAGACGAGCGCCCGGCGCAGCTGGAGGAACGCGAGCGCGAGCGCGCCGGGCTGCTGCGGCTGTTGCGACAGTATGCGCCGAGCATCAAGGGCGACCTCGCCGATCCCGACGTCCTGGCCGACGCCTGCGCGGTATGCCTCGGACGCTCGCCAGCGCCGTTGGTGCTGTTTCCGGTCGAAGACGCCCTGGGCCTGCTCGAACAACCGAACATGCCCGGTATCGTCGACACCCATCCCAATTGGCGGCGCCGCTACCCCAGCGATAGCGCCACCCTGCTTGACGACCCCGCCTGTTCGCACCGCCTGGAGCTTCTCTCCAATGCGCGCAAGCAGGCCATTGGAAGCAAACATTGA
- the treZ gene encoding malto-oligosyltrehalose trehalohydrolase, protein MQNRPARNGQHGPVLLDDSRTRFRLWAPDAQSVSLVVAGGDTLPMQEGADGWYSVEADVGAGTQYSFLIDNELQVPDPASRAQSADIHDPSVVIDPAAYQWHHSDWQGRPWHETVLYELHVGSYGGYARIEQRLQALADLGVTAIELMPLAEFPGDRNWGYDGVLIYAPEASYGTPDELKHLVDTAHGLGLMVFIDVVYNHFGPDGNYLHRYAKHFFRHDQQTPWGDGIDFRRREVRDFFIDNALMWLMDYRFDGLRMDAVHAIPDRTFLPELAERVRAEVEPGRHVHLVLENEHNLASLLADDFTAQWNDDGHNVLHTLLTDESQGYYGDYHKDSTNKLVRFLGEGFIYQGHENRRGESRGEPSGHLPPTSFVLFLQNHDQTGNRAFGERLINLAPADALKAATTVLLLSPMVPLLFMGEEWGAREPFLFFTSHHGELADAVREGRRGEFAEFAEFADEHTRERIPDPNALETYEASKPDFSKRDEPEHAEWLRLYRQLLQLRHAEIVPRLEGSRFLGAEALGEAAALARWQLGDGSELRLELNLSGKDLAVTPPAANTRLLHSSREGDSGGTDTIPAHTARMYLLDSAGVS, encoded by the coding sequence ATGCAGAATAGGCCCGCCCGCAACGGGCAACACGGACCGGTGCTACTGGATGATTCCCGTACCCGGTTCAGGCTCTGGGCACCAGACGCGCAAAGCGTCAGCCTGGTGGTAGCTGGCGGCGATACGCTGCCCATGCAGGAAGGCGCTGATGGCTGGTACAGCGTCGAGGCCGATGTCGGCGCCGGCACACAGTACAGTTTCCTGATCGACAATGAGCTCCAGGTGCCGGATCCGGCGTCTCGAGCGCAGTCGGCCGACATTCACGATCCGAGCGTCGTGATCGATCCTGCTGCCTACCAGTGGCACCATTCAGACTGGCAAGGCCGACCCTGGCACGAAACCGTGCTCTACGAGCTACACGTTGGCAGCTATGGCGGCTATGCTCGGATCGAACAACGTCTTCAGGCGCTGGCTGATCTCGGCGTCACGGCTATCGAGTTGATGCCGCTCGCCGAATTTCCGGGTGACCGTAACTGGGGCTACGACGGCGTCCTGATCTACGCGCCGGAGGCCTCCTACGGCACACCCGATGAGCTCAAGCACCTGGTCGACACCGCCCATGGCCTGGGCCTGATGGTGTTCATCGACGTGGTCTACAACCACTTCGGCCCGGACGGCAATTATCTGCACCGTTACGCCAAGCATTTCTTCCGCCACGACCAGCAGACGCCTTGGGGGGACGGGATCGATTTCCGCCGCCGCGAAGTGCGCGATTTCTTCATCGACAACGCGCTGATGTGGTTGATGGACTATCGCTTCGACGGGCTGCGCATGGACGCTGTCCACGCCATTCCAGACCGGACCTTCCTGCCTGAACTGGCTGAACGCGTGCGTGCGGAAGTGGAGCCTGGTCGCCATGTGCATTTGGTACTTGAGAACGAACACAACCTAGCCAGCCTGCTCGCGGACGATTTTACGGCCCAGTGGAACGACGACGGCCATAACGTCCTGCACACCCTGCTCACCGACGAGAGCCAGGGCTATTACGGCGACTACCATAAGGACTCGACCAACAAGCTGGTGCGCTTCCTGGGCGAAGGATTCATCTACCAGGGCCATGAGAATCGGCGAGGCGAGTCGCGTGGCGAACCGAGCGGCCACCTGCCCCCCACTTCGTTCGTCCTGTTTCTGCAGAACCACGACCAGACGGGTAACCGGGCATTCGGCGAACGCCTGATCAACCTGGCGCCAGCGGATGCCTTGAAGGCGGCGACTACCGTGCTGCTGCTCTCCCCCATGGTGCCGCTGCTGTTCATGGGCGAGGAATGGGGCGCACGCGAGCCCTTCCTGTTCTTCACCAGCCACCACGGCGAGCTAGCCGATGCCGTACGCGAGGGGCGCCGCGGCGAGTTTGCGGAATTTGCCGAATTCGCCGACGAGCACACCCGCGAGCGCATTCCCGATCCAAACGCGCTGGAGACATACGAGGCCTCCAAACCTGATTTCAGCAAGCGCGACGAGCCTGAACACGCCGAATGGCTGCGCCTGTATCGCCAGCTGCTCCAGCTTCGCCACGCCGAAATCGTGCCGCGCCTGGAAGGCTCGCGCTTCCTCGGCGCTGAAGCCTTGGGCGAAGCCGCTGCGTTGGCGCGTTGGCAACTGGGCGACGGCAGCGAATTGCGCCTGGAGCTCAATTTGAGCGGCAAGGACCTTGCCGTTACGCCGCCCGCTGCGAATACGCGCTTACTGCACAGCAGCCGTGAAGGCGATTCAGGCGGCACTGACACGATACCTGCGCACACCGCCAGGATGTATTTGCTTGATTCTGCAGGAGTGTCTTAA
- a CDS encoding glycogen synthase GlgA, translating into MSIAAVDTRPVRFNIAQRLAPPAERPLLQLRSTQDEKKKILFVTSELTDLVKTGGLADVSAALPRALGDRHDVRVLIPGYTQVMQCGEPIRIVGSVISHADLPPSRIGRLDMPDGLIIYVVVCPELYERDGLPYGDEHGQDWPDNPVRFARLCMAATDIADGTAGIRWTPDLVHAHDWPTGLTPAYMHWRGLTTPSVFTIHNLAYQGNIDMSLRRSLAIPLEGCGPERMEFYGALSLLKAGIAYANHVTTVSATYAQEITTPEFGCGMEGFLSMKARQGLLTGLLNGIEESWEPRSCSHLVSPFGPNDWSGKDANAAHVRELFGLVEGNGPLFSVVSRLVHQKGIDLTIAVAETIVENGGQLAILGRGDPHIEDEVRRLVERFPGHVGAHIGFNETDARRLFAGSDFLLMPSRYEPCGLSQMYAQRFASLPIAHRTGGLADSIDDGVTGFLFSEATVDSYHGAVERALAVHQNAQLLNAMRCRAMSGGFFWSHAIEPYDRLYQRLLGGRREVSATI; encoded by the coding sequence ATGAGTATTGCTGCTGTGGACACCCGCCCTGTCCGCTTTAACATTGCACAACGCCTGGCGCCGCCAGCTGAACGTCCCTTGCTGCAATTGCGCAGCACCCAGGACGAGAAGAAAAAAATTCTTTTTGTGACGTCCGAATTGACCGACCTGGTCAAGACCGGCGGCCTGGCCGATGTGTCCGCAGCCCTGCCCCGGGCCCTCGGTGATCGGCATGACGTGCGCGTGCTCATTCCTGGCTACACACAAGTGATGCAGTGCGGCGAGCCGATTCGTATCGTTGGCAGCGTGATCTCCCACGCTGATCTGCCACCAAGCCGAATCGGCCGCCTAGACATGCCGGATGGCCTGATCATCTACGTGGTGGTTTGCCCGGAACTCTACGAGCGCGACGGCCTACCGTATGGCGATGAGCATGGCCAGGATTGGCCGGATAATCCGGTGCGCTTTGCCCGCCTGTGCATGGCAGCAACCGATATTGCCGATGGCACGGCAGGTATTCGCTGGACGCCTGATCTGGTCCATGCCCACGACTGGCCGACTGGGCTCACACCCGCCTACATGCACTGGCGTGGTCTGACCACGCCAAGCGTATTCACCATTCACAACCTGGCGTACCAGGGCAACATCGACATGAGCCTGCGCCGGTCGTTGGCAATTCCGCTGGAAGGCTGCGGGCCTGAGCGCATGGAATTTTACGGTGCCCTGTCGCTGCTCAAGGCCGGTATCGCATATGCGAACCACGTCACCACAGTCAGCGCGACCTACGCGCAGGAAATCACCACGCCGGAATTCGGCTGCGGCATGGAAGGTTTCCTCAGCATGAAGGCGCGCCAGGGCCTGCTCACCGGCTTGCTCAACGGCATCGAAGAAAGCTGGGAGCCGCGCAGCTGCTCTCATCTGGTCAGCCCTTTCGGCCCAAATGACTGGTCCGGCAAAGACGCAAACGCGGCACACGTACGTGAACTCTTTGGCCTGGTCGAAGGCAACGGTCCATTGTTTTCGGTGGTTTCCCGCCTGGTGCACCAGAAAGGCATCGACCTGACCATCGCGGTTGCCGAAACCATCGTCGAGAACGGCGGCCAGCTGGCCATTCTCGGCCGTGGTGATCCGCATATCGAAGACGAAGTGCGGCGCCTAGTCGAACGTTTCCCCGGCCATGTCGGCGCGCATATTGGCTTCAACGAAACCGATGCTCGACGCCTGTTCGCTGGCAGCGACTTCCTACTCATGCCGTCACGCTACGAGCCTTGCGGCCTGAGCCAAATGTACGCCCAGCGCTTTGCGTCATTGCCGATAGCCCACCGCACCGGCGGCCTGGCGGACAGCATTGATGACGGCGTCACCGGGTTCCTGTTCAGCGAAGCCACCGTCGACAGCTATCACGGCGCCGTCGAACGCGCCCTGGCGGTGCATCAGAACGCCCAATTGCTCAATGCCATGCGCTGCCGTGCAATGAGCGGGGGATTTTTCTGGAGCCACGCGATCGAACCTTATGACCGGTTGTACCAACGCCTGTTGGGCGGACGACGCGAGGTCAGTGCCACTATCTAA
- a CDS encoding CinA family protein — protein MQNLAEIVRFLRDKQMMLTTAESCTCGLMASLLGDIPGCGKALDSGFVVYSPKAKNRLLHVSFETIETFGLTSEEVATEMAIGALNASVADIAIANTGVADDNEEDAGGTQCYAYALMQGERQVSISETVQFEGDRVSIRKQAARYGLEQLPSKYEQLLRKLREHE, from the coding sequence ATGCAAAACCTTGCTGAAATCGTGCGGTTTCTTCGTGACAAACAGATGATGTTGACCACTGCGGAATCCTGCACTTGTGGCCTGATGGCCTCCCTGTTAGGCGACATCCCAGGTTGTGGCAAAGCGCTCGACAGCGGATTTGTCGTCTATTCGCCGAAGGCGAAAAATCGTCTGCTGCATGTCAGTTTCGAAACCATCGAAACCTTTGGCCTTACCAGCGAAGAGGTCGCCACCGAAATGGCCATCGGTGCGCTGAACGCCAGCGTCGCCGACATTGCCATTGCAAACACTGGCGTGGCCGACGACAACGAGGAGGACGCCGGTGGCACGCAGTGCTACGCCTACGCACTGATGCAAGGGGAGCGCCAAGTGAGCATCAGCGAGACCGTTCAGTTCGAAGGTGATCGCGTGTCTATTCGTAAGCAGGCGGCTCGCTACGGGCTAGAGCAGTTGCCGAGCAAATACGAGCAGCTGCTGCGTAAACTGCGGGAGCACGAATGA
- a CDS encoding mechanosensitive ion channel protein MscS, translating into MRTILVSAFVVVLLSVFSRVLTAVMLRLGRGFLLTKAVSEQLEKPISVLLPLLGLQAVLAAASDELALISLARRLTALVMIACFTWLAMRLVRGLEHAVRLRNPVDVSDNLRARQIQTQSRVLLRTLSFFILLIGAAGMLMTFPGARQFGASLLASAGLAGLAVGFAARPVLANLIAGIQIAITQPIRLDDVVIVENEWGRIEEITGTYVVVRIWDDRRLVVPLQYFIEKPFQNWTRRNSSIIGSIFIWVDYSLPLEPVREELRRLCQEVPELWDGRVIVLQVTDSSEKSIQVRVLVSSPDSSRNWDLRCHLREALIKFIQREYPGCLPQLRADLNVGRKPSVEHPVPDHVEPERQPPV; encoded by the coding sequence CTGCGCACGATCCTGGTGTCCGCCTTCGTCGTGGTCTTGCTCAGCGTATTCAGTCGGGTACTGACGGCAGTGATGTTGCGGCTGGGCCGCGGATTTCTGCTCACCAAGGCCGTGTCAGAACAGCTGGAAAAGCCCATCAGCGTGTTGCTGCCACTGCTCGGCCTGCAAGCTGTGCTGGCGGCGGCCAGCGACGAACTGGCGCTGATCAGCCTCGCCCGGCGCCTCACCGCGCTGGTGATGATCGCCTGCTTCACCTGGCTGGCTATGCGGCTGGTTCGCGGGCTTGAGCACGCGGTGCGGTTGAGAAACCCCGTCGACGTCAGCGACAACCTGCGCGCACGGCAGATCCAGACCCAGTCGCGGGTGCTATTGCGGACACTGAGCTTCTTCATCCTCTTGATCGGTGCCGCGGGAATGCTCATGACCTTTCCGGGCGCTCGCCAGTTCGGCGCTAGTCTGCTCGCTTCGGCGGGTCTCGCGGGCCTGGCCGTTGGCTTCGCCGCTCGCCCGGTCCTGGCGAACCTGATCGCAGGGATACAGATTGCGATTACCCAGCCGATTCGCCTGGATGACGTGGTGATCGTTGAAAACGAGTGGGGGCGAATCGAGGAGATCACCGGCACCTACGTAGTGGTGCGTATCTGGGATGACCGGCGGCTGGTGGTGCCGCTGCAATACTTCATCGAAAAGCCCTTCCAGAACTGGACACGGCGTAATTCAAGCATCATCGGCTCGATATTTATTTGGGTCGATTATTCGCTGCCGTTGGAGCCCGTGCGTGAGGAACTGCGTCGGCTGTGCCAGGAGGTGCCGGAGCTGTGGGACGGTCGTGTGATCGTGCTGCAGGTCACCGATAGCAGTGAAAAGTCGATACAGGTACGGGTACTGGTCAGTTCACCGGACTCATCGCGTAATTGGGACCTGCGCTGCCACCTGCGAGAGGCCTTGATCAAATTCATCCAGCGCGAATATCCCGGCTGCCTTCCGCAGCTGCGAGCGGACCTCAACGTGGGCCGAAAACCAAGTGTCGAACACCCAGTTCCCGATCATGTCGAGCCCGAGCGTCAGCCGCCGGTATGA